Proteins encoded by one window of Ictidomys tridecemlineatus isolate mIctTri1 chromosome 7, mIctTri1.hap1, whole genome shotgun sequence:
- the Gsdmc gene encoding gasdermin-C, with product MPSIFERVSKKMVKNFGGKDLRPVKSLLDATHFRQFSILRKNPQSQFWEQPDIPVECSLMDILAPGSSVPEVEVTRSFFFSDTVIQKWKAGVSASAGVDGGASGEFTQSRGSTLEFQKVTVPSRNLERLQNSKLLDPEPSFLKHCRERGDNLYVVTEVVELTNSTTLHDKSSVTTLGKLSGSWNILIKGEVQGQTVKDGAVTLTIPQGTVMAYKKKQLVIKGNGVRSLVIPFLGRIEEPFCPDFKHLQEEVFRKTEALAQLSKGVQDDVFNNILPMLGDRGALQDLMDVLDLDSWDHLKGPGSIILNKLRQDSSPPWVKPQDSILYLLQAMMVLSDTQLELLALSMEKRILLWQRELVRVILEPNFKYPWSIPFTLPPELLAPLQGEGLAITYGLLEECGLKMELSSPRSTWDLEAKMPLSALYGTLSLLQQLAEA from the exons ATGCCCTCCATATTTGAGCGTGTTAGCAAGAAGATGGTCAAAAACTTTGGAGGCAAAGACCTGAGGCCTGTCAAATCCCTGTTGGATGCCACCCATTTCCGTCAGTTTAGTATTTTACGGAAGAACCCTCAGTCCCAGTTTTGGGAACAGCCTGACATTCCAGTGGAGTGCTCCCTCATGGACATCCTGGCACCGGGCTCCTCAGTCCCAG AAGTGGAAGTGACAAGATCATTCTTCTTCAGTGACACTGTGATCCAGAAATGGAAGGCGGGTGTGAGTGCCAGTGCTGGGGTAGATGGGGGTGCATCAGGGGAGTTCACTCAGTCCCGTGGATCCACCCTTGAGTTCCAGAAGGTTACCGTCCCATCCCGAAACCTGGAAAGACTTCAAAACAG CAAACTGTTGGATCCAGAACCATCCTTTTTGAAGCATTGCCGGGAGAGAGGGGACAACCTGTACGTGGTGACAGAGGTTGTCGAACTGACCAACAGTACTACACTGCATGACAAGAGTAGTGTGACTACTTTGGGAAAATTGTCTGGCTCTTGGAATATTTTAATTAAG GGTGAAGTCCAGGGACAGACTGTCAAGGATGGAGCTGTGACACTGACGATCCCCCAGGGCACAGTGATGGCCTATAAGAAGAAGCAGCTGGTCATCAAAGGGAATGGCGTCA GATCACTTGTGATTCCCTTCCTAGGAAGAATAGAGGAACCTTTTTGCCCAG ATTTCAAGCATCTACAAGAGGAGGTTTTCCGGAAAACTGAGGCCCTGGCCCAGCTCTCTAAGGGCGTTCAGGATGACGTGTTCAACAATATCCTGCCCATGCTCGGGGACAGAGGAGCTCTGCAGGACCTGATGGATGTG CTGGACTTGGACAGCTGGGATCATTTGAAAGGCCCTGGCAGCATAATCCTAAACAAGCTGCGACAGGACTCAAGTCCTCCATGGGTTAAGCCACAGGACAGCATTCTTTACCTTCTCCAAGCCATGATGG TGCTGAGTGACACCCAGCTTGAACTCCTGGCCCTGTCCATGGAGAAGAGGATTCTGCTCTGGCAACGAGAGTTG GTAAGGGTCATCCTAGAGCCGAACTTCAAGTACCCGTGGAGCATCCCCTTCACCCTCCCCCCAGAGCTCCTCGCCCCACTCCAGGGTGAGGGCTTGGCCATCACCTATGGTTTGCTGGAGGAGTGTGGCCTGAAGATGGAGCTGAGTAGCCCCAGGTCAACCTGGGATCTGGAGGCCAAGATGCCCCTGTCTGCCCTCTATGGGACTCTGTCATTGCTGCAGCAGCTGGCAGAGGCCTAA